One genomic region from Candidatus Epulonipiscium sp. encodes:
- the htpG gene encoding molecular chaperone HtpG, translating to MARENGNLSIHSENIFPIIKKWLYSDHDIFIRELVSNASDAIIKLKKLIAMGEASMPEDTKYKIQVILDEKNNTIKICDNGIGMTGDEIKKYINQIAFSGAEDFLEKYKDKMDKDQIIGHFGLGFYSAFMVAEKVQIDTLSYQENATAVRWICSGGTEYEMETSNRVDWGTTITLYIGEDTKEFLNEYKLREILEKYCSFMPTEIYLETVKEEDDKEKDPKENQEEPKPINDINPLWVKHPNDCTEEEYKSFYRKVFMDFNEPLFWIHLNMDYPFNLKGILYFPKLKNEFETIEGKIKLFNNQVFVADNIKEVIPEFMLLLKGTIDCPDLPLNVSRSFLQNDGYVTKISNYITKKVADKLTSLYKNQKESFVKYWDDIHPFIKYGALREPKFYEKVKDIIIYKTTKGDYVSLKEYLERNEIKHKDKVFYVTDERQQSQYIKLFKENDMEAVILSSTIDNPFISHIEMHENGITFSRIDADISENLKDKTKDNDEKDDKTLVESLEKTFKDNLDNEDLKIQIESLKSENISAMILLSEQSRRMEEMSKMFGGMNFPGSFPKEQTLVLNKNNKLIQLIVSKSNNESDKDLIQMLCQQIYDLAMLSHQPLDSESMNKFIDRSNEILTKIAEI from the coding sequence ATGGCGCGTGAGAATGGAAATTTATCAATACATAGCGAAAATATTTTCCCAATTATAAAAAAATGGCTTTATTCAGATCATGATATTTTTATTAGAGAACTTGTATCTAACGCATCGGATGCAATTATAAAATTAAAAAAACTAATAGCCATGGGCGAAGCTTCTATGCCTGAAGATACAAAATATAAAATTCAAGTAATTCTTGATGAAAAAAATAATACAATCAAAATTTGTGATAATGGAATTGGCATGACAGGGGATGAAATCAAAAAATATATCAATCAAATTGCATTCTCTGGAGCTGAAGATTTTTTGGAAAAATATAAAGATAAAATGGACAAGGATCAAATCATAGGGCATTTTGGGCTTGGTTTTTACTCTGCTTTTATGGTAGCTGAAAAGGTACAAATCGACACTCTTTCCTATCAAGAAAATGCTACTGCTGTCCGCTGGATATGCAGTGGGGGAACAGAATACGAAATGGAAACTTCCAATAGAGTTGATTGGGGAACTACCATTACCCTTTATATAGGAGAAGATACAAAAGAATTCTTAAATGAATATAAGTTGCGGGAAATCCTAGAAAAATACTGTAGTTTTATGCCTACAGAGATTTATCTTGAAACCGTTAAGGAAGAAGATGATAAAGAAAAAGACCCTAAAGAAAACCAAGAGGAGCCTAAGCCCATTAATGATATTAATCCTCTTTGGGTAAAGCATCCTAATGATTGTACAGAAGAAGAATATAAGAGTTTTTATAGAAAGGTCTTTATGGACTTCAATGAGCCTCTTTTTTGGATTCATTTAAATATGGATTATCCCTTTAACCTAAAAGGAATACTTTACTTCCCTAAACTCAAAAATGAATTTGAAACTATAGAGGGTAAAATTAAGCTGTTCAATAATCAAGTCTTTGTTGCTGATAATATAAAAGAAGTTATTCCGGAATTTATGCTTTTACTAAAAGGAACGATAGATTGTCCTGATTTACCTTTAAACGTATCTAGGAGCTTTCTACAAAACGATGGCTATGTAACCAAAATTTCAAATTATATTACAAAAAAAGTAGCCGATAAATTAACCAGTCTTTATAAGAATCAAAAAGAAAGTTTTGTAAAATATTGGGACGATATTCATCCATTCATTAAGTATGGGGCTCTTCGCGAACCCAAGTTTTATGAAAAAGTAAAAGATATTATCATATATAAAACTACAAAGGGAGATTATGTATCCTTAAAAGAATATCTAGAAAGAAATGAAATCAAACATAAGGACAAGGTGTTCTATGTTACCGATGAACGTCAACAATCTCAGTATATAAAACTATTTAAAGAAAATGATATGGAAGCAGTCATCCTAAGTTCGACTATTGACAATCCCTTTATATCCCATATAGAAATGCATGAAAATGGCATCACCTTTAGTAGAATAGATGCAGATATTTCAGAAAACCTCAAGGATAAAACTAAAGATAATGACGAAAAAGATGATAAAACCTTGGTTGAAAGCCTAGAAAAGACTTTTAAAGATAATTTAGATAACGAAGACTTGAAAATACAAATCGAAAGCCTTAAATCAGAAAACATTTCTGCCATGATTCTTCTATCCGAACAATCAAGACGAATGGAGGAAATGAGTAAAATGTTTGGAGGTATGAACTTCCCTGGATCATTCCCCAAGGAGCAAACTTTGGTCCTTAATAAGAACAATAAACTAATTCAATTGATTGTTTCTAAATCAAATAATGAATCAGATAAGGATTTAATTCAAATGCTTTGCCAACAGATATATGATTTAGCTATGTTAAGTCATCAACCCCTAGATTCGGAATCAATGAATAAATTCATTGATAGAAGTAATGAAATCCTAACAAAAATTGCAGAAATCTAA
- a CDS encoding CBS domain-containing protein translates to MKIRDIMNNKVHMIMPQDTLEKALSIMESKKVNGLPVVNEDKNLVGFIVKADIYRFLSVTGHYETCPVDWAMSKDVITAMPDESIKEAAKRLREHNIIGMPVIERGKVIGMVTLECVVDSFIANE, encoded by the coding sequence ATGAAAATTAGGGATATTATGAACAATAAGGTACATATGATAATGCCTCAGGACACCTTAGAAAAAGCCTTGTCAATTATGGAAAGTAAAAAGGTTAATGGACTTCCCGTGGTGAATGAGGATAAAAACTTAGTAGGCTTTATTGTTAAGGCAGATATATATAGATTTTTAAGTGTTACAGGTCATTATGAAACCTGTCCTGTAGATTGGGCTATGAGTAAGGATGTTATAACGGCTATGCCTGATGAATCGATTAAGGAAGCTGCTAAAAGATTAAGAGAGCATAATATCATAGGAATGCCCGTGATAGAAAGGGGAAAAGTTATAGGTATGGTTACTCTTGAGTGTGTGGTGGATAGTTTTATAGCAAATGAATAA
- a CDS encoding FMN-binding protein — protein MKKILTLGLALGLSLTVLAGCNTQKKVETPDNTNPQTEQPVAVKYTDGTYTAEGEADERGWKPVISIEVNDSKITAVDYNEINQEGTEKQNDEEYNKNMKDVVNIGPAEAFPQLEASLVEKQDVDAVDTVSGATGTTESFKNMAKKALETAK, from the coding sequence ATGAAAAAGATTTTAACATTAGGCTTGGCATTAGGTTTGTCACTTACTGTATTAGCAGGATGCAATACACAAAAGAAAGTAGAAACCCCTGATAACACAAATCCCCAAACTGAACAACCGGTAGCAGTAAAATATACAGATGGTACTTATACAGCAGAAGGCGAAGCTGATGAAAGAGGCTGGAAACCAGTGATTTCTATCGAGGTTAATGATAGTAAAATTACAGCTGTAGATTATAATGAAATTAATCAAGAAGGTACTGAAAAGCAAAATGATGAGGAATATAACAAAAACATGAAAGATGTAGTTAATATCGGTCCTGCAGAAGCTTTTCCACAATTAGAGGCATCCCTAGTTGAAAAACAAGATGTTGATGCAGTAGATACAGTCTCTGGCGCAACTGGTACAACAGAAAGCTTTAAAAACATGGCGAAAAAAGCATTGGAAACAGCAAAATAA
- a CDS encoding FAD:protein FMN transferase — translation MNKKLVAIIFLVLISILSGCHKNKGLPSKPISNQTFALGTVIDIQVYDKDDQKARQAIEESINRVAEIEKKMTVNKKISEVISINKNAGEKSVVVSPDTFFVISEAKKYSELSQGAFDLTIEPIVKLWGIGTNHAKIPKKEEINSLLSLVNYKDVKLNKTTYNVGLSKKGQAIDLGAIAKGYAGDEIKRVLEEQGIHTAFINLGGNVVTIGTKLDGGHWKIGIQNPLDERGKHIAVVEVKDETVVTSGNYERYFIEDGKRYHHIINPKNGYPAEAGIISSTIVTKSSIDADALSTSVYVLGLEKGMKLIKDLDDVECVIITEDNKVYITSGLKERFRIVDPQFTLVD, via the coding sequence ATGAACAAAAAATTAGTAGCTATCATATTTTTAGTTTTAATAAGTATTCTATCGGGATGTCATAAAAATAAAGGGTTACCTAGTAAGCCTATTAGCAATCAGACTTTTGCTCTTGGAACAGTTATAGATATACAAGTTTATGACAAAGATGATCAAAAGGCTAGACAAGCAATAGAAGAGTCCATAAATAGGGTTGCAGAAATCGAAAAAAAAATGACTGTCAATAAGAAAATAAGTGAAGTAATTTCAATCAATAAGAATGCAGGTGAAAAGTCAGTGGTGGTAAGTCCTGATACATTTTTTGTTATAAGTGAAGCAAAAAAATACAGTGAATTATCTCAGGGAGCATTTGACCTAACTATAGAGCCTATTGTAAAATTGTGGGGTATAGGTACAAACCATGCAAAAATTCCAAAGAAAGAGGAAATAAATTCTCTTTTGAGCCTGGTTAATTATAAAGATGTGAAATTAAATAAAACTACATATAATGTTGGACTTAGCAAAAAGGGACAGGCCATAGACCTAGGTGCCATTGCAAAGGGTTATGCAGGGGATGAAATAAAAAGGGTATTAGAAGAACAGGGGATTCATACAGCTTTTATTAATTTAGGAGGAAATGTAGTTACAATAGGAACTAAATTAGATGGGGGTCATTGGAAAATAGGGATACAAAACCCTTTAGATGAAAGAGGAAAACATATAGCAGTTGTAGAGGTGAAGGATGAAACAGTGGTGACATCAGGTAATTATGAAAGATATTTCATAGAGGATGGTAAAAGATATCACCATATTATAAACCCGAAAAATGGTTACCCGGCAGAAGCAGGAATAATAAGCAGTACAATTGTAACAAAATCGTCGATAGATGCCGATGCCTTATCAACTAGTGTATATGTTTTAGGTTTAGAGAAAGGTATGAAACTTATAAAGGATTTGGATGATGTAGAATGTGTAATCATAACAGAAGATAATAAGGTTTATATAACATCTGGACTTAAAGAAAGATTTAGGATAGTAGACCCACAATTTACCCTAGTAGACTAG
- a CDS encoding NusG domain II-containing protein encodes MKKGDKIVIVAIIVLIGISSLGVALYRFINRGDYLIVKVIQNQEIIKIIDLNDIMEPVEWTIENQDGGFNTIRAEKGRIRFIDADCPDYVCVNAGWLSRPGDIAVCIPHKISIRVEGENEEVDQISY; translated from the coding sequence ATGAAAAAAGGCGATAAAATAGTTATTGTTGCTATTATTGTTTTAATAGGTATTAGTTCTTTAGGTGTAGCATTATACAGATTTATTAATAGGGGGGATTATCTAATTGTTAAAGTGATACAAAATCAGGAAATAATAAAGATAATTGATTTAAATGATATAATGGAACCTGTAGAATGGACGATTGAAAATCAAGATGGAGGATTTAATACAATTCGTGCAGAAAAAGGTAGAATTCGTTTCATTGATGCGGATTGTCCAGATTATGTTTGTGTGAATGCTGGTTGGCTATCAAGACCAGGAGATATTGCCGTATGCATACCCCATAAGATATCCATTCGCGTGGAGGGGGAAAATGAAGAGGTAGACCAAATTTCATATTAA
- a CDS encoding Gx transporter family protein, with amino-acid sequence MARTRRMIFLSLLIGIALIIYVIEAQIPILFPGVKLGLANSISLFALIALGWKEAFTVVILRTLMGSIFGGGLSAFLFSMVGGLLSNIIMVLLYKFFKNLLGISSISICGAVFHNIGQLLVAAFVIQDLRIYIYLPILLISGLITGYFVGLTVGFLYNHFESTAWLKQLRKDEK; translated from the coding sequence ATGGCTAGAACAAGGAGAATGATATTTTTATCCTTATTAATAGGGATAGCCCTTATTATTTATGTTATAGAAGCGCAAATTCCCATCTTATTCCCTGGGGTTAAATTAGGTCTTGCCAATAGTATATCTTTATTTGCTTTGATAGCATTAGGATGGAAAGAAGCTTTCACTGTAGTAATTTTAAGAACTTTAATGGGCTCAATTTTCGGGGGAGGGCTTTCTGCCTTTTTATTTAGCATGGTAGGGGGATTACTTAGTAATATTATTATGGTACTACTTTATAAATTTTTTAAGAATCTACTAGGAATAAGCTCTATCAGTATTTGTGGAGCAGTATTTCATAATATAGGACAACTTTTAGTGGCTGCATTTGTTATCCAAGATTTAAGAATTTATATCTATTTACCAATTCTTTTAATATCAGGACTGATAACAGGGTACTTTGTAGGACTTACAGTAGGATTTTTGTACAATCATTTTGAGAGTACAGCATGGCTGAAACAACTCAGAAAGGACGAAAAATAA
- a CDS encoding polyprenyl synthetase family protein, whose amino-acid sequence MNLWEAYPEVNNELKKVEDYMKKVIRSRKKVLTDISLDLIGAGGKRLRPAFVILGARCGKYDEEKIIPLGAAMELLHTATLVHDDIIDDSRLRRGKTTVQAKWGKDMAVYAGDYLFTKAFTILSDKTSFEHLNKVAHGVRIICEGEIDQYEIKYDVNISVMKYLKRIYRKTAVLFSMSTLTGAYEAKCKRQTLNALGKFAISYGMAFQIRDDLLDYTSTEKIEGKPMGNDIKQGVYTLPLLFALQHMEYKDEIKKLLSLKDKINAKEIEKIIRLVKETNALESTKELKDKYVKKALEALDNLEDKDHKSIFGDLVNML is encoded by the coding sequence ATGAATTTATGGGAAGCTTATCCTGAAGTAAATAATGAGTTAAAAAAAGTAGAAGATTATATGAAAAAGGTAATCCGCTCTAGAAAGAAAGTTTTAACAGACATTAGTTTGGATTTGATAGGAGCGGGGGGGAAAAGGCTACGCCCTGCCTTTGTAATATTAGGAGCAAGATGTGGAAAATATGATGAAGAAAAGATTATCCCCCTAGGGGCAGCCATGGAATTGCTTCATACAGCGACCCTTGTTCATGATGATATAATAGATGACTCAAGACTTAGAAGGGGTAAAACAACAGTCCAGGCAAAATGGGGAAAAGATATGGCAGTATATGCTGGGGATTATTTATTTACAAAAGCCTTCACAATTTTATCTGATAAAACTTCCTTCGAACATTTAAACAAAGTTGCCCATGGGGTTAGAATAATCTGTGAGGGTGAAATCGACCAGTATGAAATCAAATACGATGTCAATATTTCCGTGATGAAATACTTAAAAAGAATTTATAGGAAAACAGCTGTCTTATTTTCAATGAGTACTTTAACTGGAGCATATGAAGCTAAATGTAAAAGACAGACTTTAAATGCCCTGGGAAAATTTGCAATTTCTTATGGAATGGCTTTTCAAATACGGGACGATCTTTTAGACTACACTTCCACAGAAAAAATCGAGGGTAAACCCATGGGGAATGATATCAAGCAGGGGGTATATACCCTCCCTTTATTATTTGCTTTGCAACATATGGAGTATAAGGACGAAATAAAGAAATTGTTAAGTCTTAAAGATAAAATCAATGCAAAGGAAATAGAAAAAATCATCAGGCTGGTAAAAGAAACCAATGCCTTAGAAAGTACAAAAGAATTAAAGGATAAATATGTAAAAAAGGCATTAGAAGCATTAGACAATTTGGAAGATAAGGATCACAAAAGTATTTTCGGAGATTTGGTTAATATGTTATAA
- a CDS encoding polysaccharide deacetylase family protein produces the protein MRGLAKIICALLLIMFCMSLSRPYVTEVFNTVSSKQERKLPIYCVETQEKKISISFDAAWGADDTDDLLAILDAHGVKATFFLVGDWARKYPEEVKKIAAAGHDIGNHSNKHPHMGQLSLEENKKELMKVHEEIKKITGIEMNLFRPPFGEYNNTVMEAAQQCGYYVVQWDVDSLDWKEFGSDPLIKQVLGNKHLGNGSIVLFHNNAKYTKDALDTIITGLKQQGYELVPISQLILKENYYMDHEGRQKPIRDNKQAKN, from the coding sequence ATGAGGGGCCTTGCTAAGATTATTTGTGCATTACTTTTGATTATGTTTTGCATGAGTTTATCAAGGCCTTATGTTACAGAAGTTTTTAATACAGTTTCTAGTAAGCAAGAAAGAAAGCTTCCTATTTATTGTGTGGAGACCCAAGAAAAGAAAATTTCTATAAGCTTTGATGCAGCTTGGGGTGCAGATGATACTGATGATTTATTAGCAATACTTGATGCGCATGGAGTAAAAGCGACATTTTTTTTAGTTGGAGATTGGGCCAGAAAATATCCTGAGGAAGTAAAAAAAATAGCCGCGGCAGGCCATGATATAGGGAATCATTCAAATAAACATCCCCATATGGGACAATTATCCTTAGAAGAAAACAAAAAGGAATTAATGAAGGTTCATGAAGAAATTAAAAAAATCACAGGAATAGAAATGAATTTGTTTAGGCCTCCATTTGGAGAATATAATAATACGGTGATGGAAGCAGCACAACAGTGTGGGTATTATGTAGTGCAATGGGATGTTGATTCCCTTGACTGGAAGGAATTTGGAAGCGACCCTTTGATAAAACAAGTATTAGGTAATAAACATTTAGGGAATGGCTCTATCGTATTATTTCATAACAATGCGAAGTATACAAAAGATGCCTTAGATACAATCATAACAGGGTTAAAACAACAAGGCTATGAATTAGTCCCTATTTCACAACTTATTTTAAAGGAGAATTATTATATGGATCATGAAGGAAGACAAAAACCTATAAGGGATAACAAACAAGCTAAAAACTAA
- a CDS encoding aspartyl-phosphate phosphatase Spo0E family protein, with product MNKHNCHTTEEIEALKTALDTLLEQRNYNFLDPLVQQLSRKLDILINKVIEQQTEFSKAKNKTR from the coding sequence ATGAATAAGCATAATTGCCACACAACAGAAGAAATAGAAGCTTTAAAAACTGCTTTAGACACTCTATTGGAACAAAGAAATTACAACTTTCTAGATCCCCTTGTCCAACAATTAAGTAGAAAACTAGACATTTTAATTAATAAGGTCATTGAACAACAAACCGAATTTTCAAAGGCAAAAAATAAAACAAGGTAA
- the mgrA gene encoding L-glyceraldehyde 3-phosphate reductase — MYYNPNRDRYNFMKYNRCGRSGLKLPAISLGLWHNFGGVDVFENSRAILRHAFNLGITHFDLANNYGPPAGSAEENFGKAMKLDFKPFRDELIISTKAGYHMWEGPYGEWGSRKYILSSLDQSLKRMNLDYVDIFYSHRPDPDTPIEETMGALDSAVRQGKALYVGISNYNLAQSKKAIKVLDELKTPCLIHQPSYSMFNRWIEDDGLLDLLEQEGVGSIVYSPLAQGLLTSRYLNEIPEDSRAKKSSSIFLKESDITKEKLLKIQSLNKIAKKRGQSLAQMSLAWVLRKGRVTSALIGASKISQLDDNVAAINKPEFNESEINEIEDILKGAI, encoded by the coding sequence ATGTATTATAATCCAAATAGAGACAGGTATAATTTTATGAAATACAATCGTTGCGGCAGAAGCGGTTTAAAGCTTCCTGCAATTTCCCTTGGCTTATGGCATAACTTTGGCGGAGTAGATGTTTTTGAAAATAGCCGTGCTATTCTAAGGCATGCCTTCAATCTTGGAATTACCCATTTTGATTTAGCTAATAATTATGGACCCCCTGCGGGCTCTGCAGAGGAGAACTTTGGGAAGGCAATGAAGTTAGATTTTAAACCTTTTCGAGATGAATTGATTATATCTACAAAGGCAGGCTATCATATGTGGGAAGGTCCTTACGGGGAATGGGGTTCAAGAAAATATATCTTATCAAGTCTTGATCAGAGTCTAAAAAGAATGAACCTTGATTATGTAGATATCTTCTACTCCCATAGGCCTGATCCCGATACTCCTATTGAGGAAACCATGGGGGCACTGGATTCTGCTGTTAGACAAGGTAAAGCATTATATGTTGGGATTTCTAATTATAATTTAGCACAGTCAAAAAAAGCAATTAAAGTTTTAGATGAACTTAAAACTCCTTGCCTTATTCATCAACCATCATACTCTATGTTTAATCGATGGATTGAGGATGATGGGCTTTTGGATCTTTTGGAGCAAGAAGGTGTTGGCTCAATTGTTTATTCTCCCCTCGCCCAAGGGCTTTTAACAAGCAGATATTTGAATGAAATTCCAGAAGATTCTAGAGCTAAAAAGTCTTCTTCTATTTTCCTAAAGGAAAGTGATATCACTAAAGAAAAGCTACTCAAGATTCAAAGTTTAAATAAAATAGCCAAAAAAAGAGGACAGAGCCTAGCTCAAATGTCGCTTGCTTGGGTCCTTAGAAAAGGTCGGGTAACTTCTGCTTTAATCGGTGCCAGCAAGATAAGCCAACTAGATGATAATGTAGCTGCAATAAATAAACCTGAATTTAATGAGTCTGAAATAAATGAGATTGAGGACATATTAAAAGGAGCGATTTAA
- a CDS encoding glutamine synthetase type III gives MEKKSLIDIFGCNVFNDATMKERLPKETYKALKKTIDEGANLDLKIAEVVANAMKDWAIERGATHYTHWFQPMTGMTAEKHDAFISPTSDGRIIMEFSGKELIKGESDASSFPSGGLRATFEARGYTAWDCTSPAFLKEDANSVTLCIPTAFCSYTGEALDKKTPLLRSMEAISKQALRILRIFGNNTTKRIITTVGAEQEYFLVDKGLYDKRKDLIFAGRTLFGAKAPKSQKKEAHYYGSIKERVAAFMQELDIELWKLGVTAKTEHNESAPAQYEIAPIFTTANVAADHNQLIMETLKKIANRHNFACLLHEKPFAGVNGSGKHNNWSLATDDGQNLLKPGKTPHENAQFLIFLTAIIKAVDLHPDLLRVSAANSGNDYRLGASEAPPAIISIFLGEQITDILEQIEQGTDICSKKREMLQIGVSTLPQMRKDTTDRNRTSPFAFTGDKFEFRMVPSSASISGPNVVLNTIVADVLSEMADELEKAEDFNTAVQNILKKTIKEHKRVIFNGNGYSKEWIEKAAIRGLPNISSTVEAIPALITENAIRLFEKHKVFSRSELFSRFEILLEDYIKTIIIEAETMIQMSKRQIIPAVVEYSTQMANSISVITSVGDFSVITQRDLLGELTATLTSFKHNLNDLEKTIKKAKEKGTDSYKKACYCRDTICAIMKKLRYDGDYLETIVDERIWPMPTYSDLLFKL, from the coding sequence TTGGAAAAGAAATCTTTAATAGATATTTTCGGTTGTAATGTTTTTAATGATGCCACAATGAAAGAAAGACTGCCAAAAGAAACCTATAAGGCATTAAAGAAAACCATCGATGAAGGAGCTAACCTCGACCTTAAAATTGCTGAAGTGGTCGCTAATGCTATGAAAGATTGGGCTATAGAGCGGGGGGCAACCCATTATACCCATTGGTTCCAACCTATGACAGGTATGACAGCGGAAAAACATGATGCTTTTATCTCACCTACTTCCGATGGAAGAATAATTATGGAGTTCTCCGGAAAAGAACTAATAAAAGGTGAATCGGATGCTTCATCTTTTCCATCAGGGGGGCTTAGAGCTACCTTTGAAGCAAGAGGATATACCGCATGGGACTGTACTTCGCCTGCATTCTTAAAAGAAGATGCAAATAGTGTAACCTTATGCATTCCAACAGCATTTTGCTCATATACTGGGGAAGCTCTAGATAAAAAGACTCCACTGCTTAGGTCCATGGAAGCAATATCGAAGCAGGCTCTTAGGATTTTACGCATATTTGGCAATAATACAACAAAAAGAATAATTACCACCGTAGGGGCAGAACAGGAATATTTCTTAGTAGATAAAGGATTATATGACAAAAGAAAAGATTTAATATTTGCTGGAAGAACCTTATTTGGAGCTAAGGCACCAAAAAGTCAGAAAAAAGAAGCCCATTACTATGGAAGTATAAAAGAAAGAGTAGCTGCATTTATGCAAGAACTTGATATTGAACTTTGGAAATTGGGAGTAACAGCAAAGACTGAACATAATGAATCAGCACCGGCTCAATACGAAATAGCACCAATATTTACTACAGCAAATGTTGCGGCAGACCACAATCAGCTTATTATGGAAACTTTGAAAAAGATAGCAAACCGCCATAATTTTGCCTGCCTTCTACATGAAAAGCCCTTTGCAGGTGTAAATGGCTCGGGAAAGCATAACAATTGGTCATTAGCTACAGATGATGGTCAAAATCTCTTAAAGCCAGGGAAAACTCCCCATGAAAATGCACAATTTCTTATATTTTTAACAGCCATTATTAAGGCTGTGGACTTGCATCCGGATCTTTTAAGGGTTTCTGCTGCTAATTCAGGAAATGACTATAGATTGGGGGCTAGTGAGGCACCACCGGCAATTATTTCGATATTCTTAGGAGAACAAATAACAGATATTTTAGAACAAATAGAGCAAGGTACGGATATATGTTCTAAAAAAAGGGAAATGCTACAGATAGGGGTATCTACCCTGCCACAAATGCGTAAGGATACTACGGATAGAAATAGGACTTCCCCTTTTGCCTTTACGGGGGATAAATTCGAATTTAGAATGGTTCCCTCATCAGCTTCCATCTCGGGACCTAATGTAGTGCTTAATACCATAGTTGCAGATGTTTTATCCGAAATGGCAGATGAACTAGAAAAGGCAGAGGATTTTAATACAGCTGTACAAAATATCCTAAAGAAAACAATAAAAGAGCACAAGAGAGTAATTTTTAATGGAAATGGATATTCTAAAGAATGGATAGAGAAAGCGGCAATAAGAGGATTGCCTAATATTTCTTCCACGGTTGAAGCTATCCCTGCTTTAATTACGGAAAATGCCATAAGGCTATTTGAAAAACATAAGGTTTTTTCAAGATCGGAGCTTTTTTCAAGATTTGAAATTTTACTAGAAGACTACATCAAAACGATTATCATAGAAGCAGAAACAATGATTCAAATGTCAAAACGTCAAATAATTCCTGCTGTAGTTGAATATTCAACACAAATGGCTAACTCAATATCAGTCATTACCAGTGTAGGAGATTTCAGTGTAATCACCCAAAGAGATTTATTAGGTGAATTAACAGCTACCCTAACTTCATTTAAACATAATTTAAATGATCTAGAAAAAACAATCAAAAAGGCAAAGGAAAAGGGCACCGATTCCTATAAAAAAGCATGTTATTGTAGGGATACAATCTGTGCCATAATGAAAAAACTCCGTTATGATGGGGATTATTTAGAAACCATAGTGGATGAAAGAATATGGCCTATGCCAACTTATAGCGATCTTCTTTTTAAACTATAA